The Henningerozyma blattae CBS 6284 chromosome 9, complete genome DNA segment CAGTCGGATCTCTCCGAGGAAATAAACCGAGATGATCGCGCAACACAGACTAGTGCGGAGGAAGAGGGCAGGAGGTGAGGGGATACGTTAGTTCACAGTGAGTATCAGTAACATACTTTTGTCAAAATATTAGCAGTTATATAGCTTGATTAGTTTAAGGAGAAAGTAATCGtttatctttcaaataaaacagCTTTAATAGCCAAGTTGGATTGATCAATAACACGAAACAAGAAGTTATGAGCCCCCCCCCCCTCTTTGCTTTTTGTTGAGATAATTCGGATATCTGAAAttgtttataaaaaaaaaaacatctCTTAAAtacataaaaaaataataaaataaaactaaatCTATTTCTAGTTAGGTGAGAAAAACATAATTTTGTTTGATTGCACACAATATTAGGGTTCGTAGATTATTTCTAATGCGATCCTTTTATTTAGTTTGCAAAGAAAGacttctctttttttttgatgaaATCCACTTATAAGTATATCACTACAACTTTAATAGATATACTTTGCAAGGgccttattttttttagcaaGAAACAAATCAGAAATTGAGGCAGTATTGAGTGGAtacaatatatattttgaatatgaatCCATCATATACAATGTCTTGAGTATTTACTTTCTCTTTTCGGATATCACTATTTAGATTAATAGCGTGAAAATTTGAtgatatagaaaaaaaaaaaaaaataaaaagcgATGAGCTAtatgtttatattttaaaatagcTAACTAACAACTCttgtattatataaattaagtattattaaagttCAATTTATTCCAGCAAAATAAgttcaaataaatcaaatctCTCACAAAGcaatattcaaaatgtCATTTAATAGAGAATCCgataaacaattaaaattcaaaacatCCAAGAAacttaaaatttcatctaGTTTTGAATCtatgaaattaaaagatgattTACTTCGAGGTATTTATTCTTATGGATTTGAAGCGCCATCTGCTATTCAATCTCGTGCCATCACTCAAATAATATCAGGTAAAGATGTAATTGCTCAAGCACAATCTGGGACAGGTAAAACAGCTACTTTCACCATTGGTATGTTACAAGccattgatttaaaaaataaagatttacaagcattaatattatcaccCACAAGAGAATTAGCTAGTCAAATCCATCAAGTAGTGAGTAATCTAGGAGATTATATGAATGTTCAATCGTTTGCCATTACAGGTGGTAAAACCATGaaagatgatattaaaaagataCAAAGGAATGGTTGTCAAGTAGTTAGTGGTACACCAGGTAGAGTCTTAGATATGTTTAAAAGACAAATGTTGAAAAGTAGGAATATCAAGATGTTAATATTAGATGAAGcagatgaattattaagtGAAACATTAGGTTTTAAACAACAAATTTATGATATTTTCACAAAACTTCCACCAAGTTGTCAAGTTGTTGTGGTAAGTGCCACTAtgaataaagatattttagaaattactaaaaaatttatgaatGATCCCGTGAAAATTTTGGTTAAAAGAGATGAAATATCATTAGAGGGGATTAAACAATATTATGTTAATGTGGAAAGAGAAGAATGGAAATTTGATACTTTATGTGATTTATATGATTCCTTAACGATAACGCAATGTGTTATATTTTGCAATAGTAAGAAAAAAGTGGATTGGCTTTcacaaaaattaattcaaaataattttgcgATTGTTTCCATGCATGGTGATATGGAACAAGATGAAAGAGATCGAGTGATGAATGAATTTAGAACGGGGCAATCAAGAGTATTAGTCTCTACGGATGTTTGGGCACGTGGGATTGATGTTCAACAAGTATCATTAGTTATTAATTATGATTTATGTGAGAACTTggaaaattatattcatcGTATTGGTAGAAGTGGGAGATTTGGTAGAAAAGGTATTgctattaattttattaccaAGAATGATgttttacttttaaaacaaattgaaaaaattatcaaattaaGATAAAACCTGTACCAAGTAATCTTTCAGAATTATGTTAAGCTCTTATATAgattagatatatatataaacataACTATGCAATGTTCAACTTATAATCATCGATTTGCTTGCGTCttattttccaatattCGTTACCTTGTTTATCTTTCATCATTTCTCTAATTCCGAATTGTAAGACAAATGAATCCATTCCAATTTGATCGGATTGTTGAGCATTTTCATATTCTACTTGAGCTcttgaatttaattttgtcTTTAAAATCGATTTTGGTTCATGATTTTCTCTATGAGAATAAAAACTTGTCTCTGGTTTAATTTT contains these protein-coding regions:
- the FAL1 gene encoding ATP-dependent RNA helicase FAL1 (similar to Saccharomyces cerevisiae FAL1 (YDR021W); ancestral locus Anc_3.249), whose amino-acid sequence is MSFNRESDKQLKFKTSKKLKISSSFESMKLKDDLLRGIYSYGFEAPSAIQSRAITQIISGKDVIAQAQSGTGKTATFTIGMLQAIDLKNKDLQALILSPTRELASQIHQVVSNLGDYMNVQSFAITGGKTMKDDIKKIQRNGCQVVSGTPGRVLDMFKRQMLKSRNIKMLILDEADELLSETLGFKQQIYDIFTKLPPSCQVVVVSATMNKDILEITKKFMNDPVKILVKRDEISLEGIKQYYVNVEREEWKFDTLCDLYDSLTITQCVIFCNSKKKVDWLSQKLIQNNFAIVSMHGDMEQDERDRVMNEFRTGQSRVLVSTDVWARGIDVQQVSLVINYDLCENLENYIHRIGRSGRFGRKGIAINFITKNDVLLLKQIEKIIKLR